One Echinicola strongylocentroti DNA window includes the following coding sequences:
- a CDS encoding DHH family phosphoesterase codes for MLDLESFQKLLSSPKKIVITTHHKPDADALGSSLGMSNYLKKKGHDVTVITPSDYPSFLYWMKGNDDVVNFEREGCQKEAIELINAAEIIMCLDFSCLSRINELGKLVKEADATKVNIDHHQDPEDFADFRYWSTDAAATCELVYDLIVKMDEKDLIDSDIADCLYSGIMTDTGGFKHPNTTKHVHMVTAELIGLGADNSKISRLIYDTNSVNRLKFIGFALSRRLVIHTDLHTAYFWISKRDLKKYDSRTGDTEGLVNYALSLDGIKIAAMFTERKDGVKISFRSIENVAVNKFAAKYFEGGGHRNAAGGKSMDSLKDTIERFEKLIKENQERLLNQLELVNETDKV; via the coding sequence ATGCTAGATTTAGAGTCATTTCAAAAACTGCTGTCCTCACCGAAGAAGATCGTCATCACCACCCATCACAAGCCTGATGCCGACGCTTTGGGATCTTCATTGGGGATGTCAAATTACCTCAAGAAGAAAGGGCACGACGTGACGGTGATCACCCCTTCAGATTATCCTTCTTTCCTGTATTGGATGAAAGGAAACGATGATGTGGTGAACTTCGAGAGGGAAGGCTGTCAAAAAGAGGCCATTGAGTTGATCAATGCGGCTGAGATTATTATGTGCTTGGATTTTTCCTGTTTGAGCCGGATCAATGAACTAGGTAAGCTGGTCAAAGAAGCAGATGCCACTAAGGTGAACATTGATCATCACCAAGATCCTGAGGATTTTGCCGATTTCAGGTACTGGAGCACGGACGCTGCGGCTACCTGTGAGTTGGTTTATGATCTTATCGTGAAGATGGATGAAAAAGACCTTATAGACAGCGATATCGCTGATTGCTTGTATTCCGGGATCATGACCGATACAGGCGGGTTTAAGCACCCCAACACCACGAAGCACGTGCATATGGTCACAGCGGAGCTGATCGGTCTAGGTGCTGACAATTCCAAAATCTCCCGCTTGATATATGACACCAATTCTGTCAATCGCCTAAAATTTATCGGATTTGCGCTAAGCAGACGGCTGGTCATCCATACGGATCTGCATACGGCCTATTTTTGGATCAGCAAGCGCGACCTGAAAAAATACGATTCGCGGACAGGAGACACAGAAGGGCTGGTGAATTATGCACTTTCCTTGGACGGCATCAAAATCGCTGCTATGTTTACCGAGCGAAAAGACGGTGTGAAAATCTCCTTCCGATCGATCGAAAACGTGGCGGTAAATAAATTTGCTGCCAAGTATTTTGAAGGTGGAGGACATAGAAACGCCGCTGGGGGAAAATCCATGGACTCTCTCAAAGACACCATCGAAAGATTCGAGAAATTAATAAAAGAAAATCAAGAACGATTATTAAATCAACTAGAATTAGTCAATGAAACCGACAAGGTTTAA
- a CDS encoding FKBP-type peptidyl-prolyl cis-trans isomerase produces the protein MKNIKSLMLSAGMVAACLGVISCQKTKTTEDGTEYTYIEEGSEKPENGQFIIYEFTAKNSKDSIFISSIENGAPAYMMHNDSVKRYDTTKVRPGIDEIFSSIRKGDSIQFTAAASKIFGEMNTPPFLTADENVTLNIGVTDILDESEMQDFMTKVQEKQQAKMAEEAEAQLAEDIKKIQDYMAENNINATKTESGLFYVIEEEGNGETVEEGNTAVVNYTGYVLEDETIFDTSLEHIAKENDIFSEGRPYEPFEVMVGKGRVIPGWDEGLQLLKGGSKAKLLIPSTLAYGPRQAGEVIKPNSVLVFDVEIVEVQK, from the coding sequence ATGAAAAACATTAAAAGTTTGATGTTGTCAGCCGGTATGGTGGCAGCATGCTTGGGGGTAATCTCTTGCCAAAAAACCAAAACTACCGAAGACGGTACCGAGTACACGTACATCGAGGAGGGTAGCGAAAAACCAGAAAACGGCCAGTTTATCATCTATGAATTTACTGCCAAAAACAGCAAGGACTCCATATTTATCTCCAGCATTGAGAATGGCGCACCCGCCTACATGATGCACAATGACTCCGTCAAGCGCTACGACACCACTAAGGTAAGACCAGGTATCGATGAGATCTTCTCCAGTATCCGCAAGGGTGACAGCATACAGTTTACAGCTGCTGCGAGCAAGATTTTTGGGGAAATGAACACTCCTCCTTTCTTAACGGCCGATGAAAATGTGACCCTTAATATTGGTGTTACCGATATTTTGGATGAATCCGAGATGCAAGACTTCATGACCAAGGTGCAGGAGAAGCAGCAAGCTAAAATGGCCGAAGAAGCCGAAGCACAGCTTGCCGAGGACATCAAGAAGATCCAAGATTACATGGCAGAAAACAATATCAATGCTACCAAAACTGAATCAGGATTATTCTATGTCATCGAAGAAGAAGGTAATGGAGAGACCGTGGAAGAAGGCAATACAGCTGTGGTAAATTATACCGGTTATGTCCTTGAAGATGAAACGATCTTTGACACCAGCCTAGAGCACATAGCCAAAGAAAACGACATTTTCAGTGAAGGAAGACCTTATGAGCCATTTGAAGTGATGGTGGGCAAAGGACGTGTGATCCCCGGATGGGACGAAGGACTTCAACTGCTAAAAGGCGGAAGTAAGGCCAAGTTATTGATTCCTTCTACTTTGGCTTACGGACCTCGTCAGGCTGGTGAAGTGATCAAGCCAAACTCTGTTTTAGTATTTGACGTAGAAATAGTAGAAGTGCAGAAATAA
- a CDS encoding nucleoside-diphosphate kinase has translation MASNRTFTMIKPDAFAEGNSGAILKMIEEAGFRVVALKATQLSAALAGKFYAVHKERPFYNDLCNYMSSGPIIAAILEKDNAVADFRTLIGATNPAEAADGTIRKLFAKSIEANAVHGSDSDENAEIEGSFFFSQLERIK, from the coding sequence ATGGCAAGTAACAGAACTTTCACCATGATCAAGCCAGACGCATTTGCTGAAGGCAACTCAGGTGCTATCCTAAAAATGATCGAAGAAGCTGGATTCAGGGTAGTGGCCTTGAAGGCTACGCAACTCTCCGCTGCGCTGGCAGGTAAATTTTATGCCGTGCACAAAGAGCGTCCTTTTTACAATGACCTGTGCAATTACATGTCTTCTGGTCCGATCATCGCTGCCATCCTCGAAAAAGACAATGCTGTAGCTGACTTCAGAACCCTTATCGGGGCCACAAACCCTGCTGAGGCAGCAGATGGAACCATCAGAAAATTGTTTGCCAAGTCTATCGAAGCCAACGCCGTCCACGGATCTGACTCTGATGAAAACGCCGAAATCGAAGGAAGCTTCTTCTTCAGCCAATTGGAACGCATAAAATAA
- a CDS encoding uracil-DNA glycosylase family protein: protein MQQLLKEIRSCDLCKESLPLGANPIVTGSPQSKIVIIGQAPGKIVHESSIPWNDKSGDNLRKWMDVDRAIFYDPNKIALVPMGFCYPGRGKSGDLPPRPECAPLWHRRLMEMMEEVRLTMLVGSYAQAYYLENRSRKTLTETVKNFHEYLPEYLPLPHPSPRNNIWQAKNPWFGEEVLPILKERVKRILEE from the coding sequence ATGCAGCAATTACTAAAAGAGATAAGGTCCTGTGATCTATGTAAGGAATCTCTGCCTTTGGGGGCTAATCCCATCGTTACAGGGAGCCCACAAAGCAAGATTGTCATCATCGGCCAGGCACCGGGCAAAATCGTCCATGAATCTAGCATTCCTTGGAATGACAAAAGTGGCGACAACCTTCGCAAATGGATGGATGTAGACAGGGCTATCTTTTATGATCCTAATAAAATCGCCTTGGTGCCTATGGGGTTTTGCTATCCGGGAAGAGGTAAATCAGGCGATCTTCCCCCGCGGCCAGAATGCGCACCACTGTGGCACCGTCGGCTAATGGAGATGATGGAGGAAGTAAGGCTGACCATGTTGGTAGGGAGTTATGCACAAGCATATTATTTGGAAAACCGTTCACGAAAAACACTGACCGAGACGGTAAAAAATTTCCACGAGTACCTCCCTGAATATTTGCCACTGCCTCATCCCTCACCCCGAAACAATATCTGGCAGGCCAAAAACCCGTGGTTTGGGGAGGAAGTGCTTCCTATACTGAAGGAACGGGTAAAGCGGATATTGGAAGAATAA
- a CDS encoding FKBP-type peptidyl-prolyl cis-trans isomerase yields the protein MKKLVIGLMAAIVGIAAFSCEPNNPYDFGPQYDFEGNMETDSLKIAAYLDTAQIDSLYRIHDPSGTVIIVQEEGNASRPNYGNVIYTNYVGKLMEDGTVFDTNIESEAIENDLHEEGDEYGPYDFQLVAPGQQSEVILGWQYGFSHLRSGSKAVLVIPSPLAYQDQEKGLIPANSILIYNVEFLGMD from the coding sequence ATGAAAAAGTTAGTGATTGGCCTAATGGCTGCGATAGTAGGAATAGCCGCATTTTCATGTGAGCCGAACAATCCATATGATTTTGGTCCTCAGTATGATTTTGAAGGCAATATGGAAACCGATAGCCTCAAGATCGCCGCCTACTTGGATACAGCTCAGATCGACAGCCTTTACCGGATACATGACCCAAGTGGCACAGTGATCATCGTCCAAGAAGAAGGCAATGCTTCTAGGCCTAATTATGGCAATGTCATTTATACCAATTATGTCGGAAAATTGATGGAGGACGGGACGGTGTTCGATACCAATATTGAATCTGAAGCCATAGAAAATGATCTGCATGAAGAGGGTGATGAGTATGGTCCTTATGATTTTCAGTTAGTAGCACCTGGACAGCAATCCGAAGTTATTTTAGGCTGGCAATATGGGTTTAGCCATTTAAGAAGTGGCTCAAAAGCCGTGTTGGTTATTCCTTCACCACTTGCTTATCAGGATCAAGAAAAGGGACTAATTCCAGCCAACTCGATTTTAATCTATAATGTGGAATTCTTGGGGATGGATTAA
- a CDS encoding formyltransferase family protein — MKIVIISECKAREMIVVNSILKFQPRAVVIQPKFTGVRPKKKRGFYSLANRVLGRIRYQALKSRLGEYRQDSPSILNRVPYDAKELNSPEGAEFLRRLSPDLLITCRAPLLSNEILRIPRLAAINIHYGIAPEYRGNDTLFWAMHNRDYRNIGGTIHHISPGVDTGNIIARVFPALLPGDDETSIDIKTSELLAKTLDQYLEKISNAKQLIPGVPQAKKGNNYRAAERTFGKSLRMMFQNLVGYQAFPSQEEIVETYFEEESISIFA, encoded by the coding sequence ATGAAAATAGTCATCATTAGTGAATGCAAGGCTAGGGAAATGATTGTTGTGAACAGTATATTGAAATTCCAGCCAAGAGCTGTGGTCATACAGCCAAAATTTACGGGAGTAAGACCAAAAAAGAAAAGGGGATTTTATAGCTTGGCCAATCGGGTATTGGGAAGGATTCGTTATCAAGCCTTAAAAAGTAGGTTGGGAGAGTATCGTCAAGATAGTCCAAGCATTCTTAATCGTGTTCCTTACGACGCCAAAGAGCTAAATTCTCCTGAAGGGGCGGAGTTTCTCAGACGCCTGTCACCAGACTTGTTGATTACTTGTCGAGCACCCTTGCTCAGCAATGAGATATTACGAATACCCCGCTTGGCTGCAATTAATATTCACTACGGGATAGCGCCCGAATACAGGGGAAACGATACCCTTTTTTGGGCCATGCACAATCGAGATTACCGAAATATAGGAGGTACCATTCATCATATTAGCCCAGGAGTGGATACTGGCAATATCATAGCAAGGGTTTTTCCTGCCCTTTTGCCAGGCGATGATGAAACATCCATCGACATCAAGACTTCCGAACTACTTGCCAAAACACTGGACCAGTACCTAGAGAAAATTTCCAATGCCAAGCAATTAATACCCGGTGTGCCCCAGGCTAAAAAAGGAAATAATTACCGAGCCGCAGAGAGAACATTCGGTAAGAGTCTTCGGATGATGTTCCAGAATTTGGTCGGCTATCAGGCATTTCCTTCTCAGGAAGAGATAGTCGAAACCTATTTTGAAGAGGAAAGCATCAGTATTTTTGCGTGA
- a CDS encoding FKBP-type peptidyl-prolyl cis-trans isomerase, translating into MKILKQLFITALIVGLFASCIKDQESPQEVYQKDLKKIEDYLATTDFQAKKTEQDPDRGIVMQWDSLSYSGIKSEEGDTLLVNYTGMLLDETVFDTNIEAVARENGMYSSERDYVPLEVYSNNYIQGFLYALSEMEKGDRARVIMPSIWGYGNVDKGIIPPNSVLIFDLELKDIIKSEEDITTEE; encoded by the coding sequence ATGAAAATCCTTAAGCAACTATTCATAACAGCCCTCATTGTGGGGCTGTTTGCTTCCTGTATCAAGGATCAGGAAAGCCCACAGGAGGTTTATCAAAAAGATCTCAAGAAGATTGAAGATTACCTGGCTACCACCGATTTCCAGGCCAAAAAAACGGAACAAGACCCAGACAGAGGGATAGTCATGCAATGGGACTCCCTTTCTTATTCAGGGATAAAATCGGAAGAAGGGGACACCCTACTTGTGAACTATACGGGAATGTTACTTGACGAAACGGTATTTGACACCAATATCGAGGCCGTTGCCAGAGAAAACGGAATGTATTCCTCAGAAAGGGACTATGTTCCATTAGAGGTTTACAGCAACAATTATATCCAAGGGTTTTTATATGCACTTTCCGAAATGGAAAAAGGCGATAGGGCCAGAGTCATCATGCCATCTATATGGGGCTATGGAAATGTAGACAAAGGAATAATCCCCCCCAATTCCGTGTTGATATTTGATCTCGAACTCAAGGATATCATCAAAAGCGAAGAAGACATAACGACCGAAGAGTGA
- the htpG gene encoding molecular chaperone HtpG yields the protein MQEKGTISIHTENIFPIIKKFLYSDNEIFLRELVSNAVDATQKVKRLATLGQYTGDLGDLTVEVSFDKEKKTITITDKGLGMTAEEIKKYINQIAFSGATEFVEKFKDAKDANEIIGKFGLGFYSAFMVAHRVDIHSLSYQEGAEPAKWTCDGSTSFEISEGDRTERGTEIVLHINEDSEEFLDKYKLQEILDKYCKFLPVPIKFETKTESIEDGKDDEGNPTYKSVEVDNIINTTEPLWTKSPSELKDEDYLAFYKELYPMSEDPLFWIHLNVDYPFNLTGVLYFPKVKNEFELQRNKIKLFSRQVFITDEVKDIVPEFLMLLHGVIDSPDIPLNVSRSFLQADGNVKKINSYITKKVADKLGELFKKDRKSYEDKWNDIGLFVKYGMVSEDKFYDKAKDFALLKNTKDEYFTIPEYQEKVKAAQTDKDEQTIFLYSTDPEKQNTFIESANKKEYDVLSLDSPIDSHFINNLEQKLEKTSLKRVDADVVDKLIKKEDSTTTVLTEEQSKQVKEIFEKAIASQSYTVEVEGLSPEELPVTITMEEFMRRMKDMAQTGGGMGFYGAMPDNYKVAINGNHKIIDKILKAEGEDEKGRLAKQAFDLAKLSQGMLSGKDLTEFVKRSVEMI from the coding sequence ATGCAGGAGAAAGGTACCATCTCGATCCATACCGAGAATATTTTCCCGATCATCAAGAAGTTTCTTTATTCAGACAACGAGATTTTTCTGAGAGAATTGGTTTCCAATGCCGTGGATGCTACCCAAAAGGTCAAGCGTTTGGCTACATTGGGTCAGTACACTGGTGACTTGGGAGATTTGACCGTGGAGGTGAGTTTTGACAAGGAGAAAAAAACCATCACCATTACTGATAAGGGCCTTGGCATGACCGCTGAGGAGATCAAAAAGTACATCAATCAGATCGCTTTTTCAGGTGCTACTGAATTTGTGGAGAAATTCAAGGATGCCAAAGATGCCAATGAGATCATCGGTAAATTTGGTCTTGGATTTTACTCTGCCTTTATGGTGGCCCACCGAGTGGATATCCATTCCCTCTCGTATCAAGAAGGAGCCGAGCCTGCCAAATGGACATGTGATGGCAGTACTTCCTTCGAAATCTCCGAAGGTGACCGAACAGAGCGTGGAACCGAAATCGTCCTCCACATTAACGAGGACTCCGAGGAGTTTTTGGATAAGTATAAACTTCAGGAAATTCTGGACAAGTACTGTAAATTCCTGCCAGTCCCGATCAAGTTTGAGACCAAAACAGAAAGTATCGAAGATGGCAAGGATGATGAAGGAAATCCAACATACAAATCCGTAGAAGTAGACAATATCATCAATACCACTGAGCCGCTATGGACCAAGTCGCCCAGTGAGCTGAAGGATGAAGATTATCTGGCCTTCTACAAGGAGCTGTACCCGATGAGCGAAGATCCACTTTTCTGGATCCATCTGAACGTGGATTATCCATTTAACCTGACAGGAGTATTGTATTTCCCGAAGGTAAAAAACGAGTTTGAACTACAACGGAACAAAATCAAGCTATTCTCCAGACAGGTATTCATTACCGATGAGGTGAAGGACATCGTACCGGAATTCCTTATGTTGCTGCACGGTGTGATCGACTCTCCGGATATTCCCCTGAATGTATCACGAAGCTTCTTGCAAGCAGATGGTAATGTGAAAAAGATCAACAGCTATATCACCAAAAAAGTAGCCGACAAGCTAGGTGAGTTGTTCAAAAAAGACAGAAAGTCCTACGAAGACAAGTGGAATGACATTGGTCTATTCGTGAAGTACGGCATGGTAAGCGAGGATAAGTTTTATGACAAAGCCAAGGATTTTGCCTTGCTCAAAAATACCAAGGATGAATATTTCACCATCCCTGAATACCAGGAAAAGGTAAAAGCTGCACAGACCGACAAGGACGAACAGACCATCTTCTTGTACAGCACTGATCCTGAAAAACAAAATACCTTCATCGAGTCTGCCAATAAGAAGGAATATGATGTGCTTTCACTGGACTCTCCGATCGACAGCCATTTTATCAATAACTTAGAGCAGAAGCTAGAAAAAACTTCCCTGAAGCGTGTAGATGCCGATGTAGTGGATAAGCTCATCAAGAAAGAGGACAGCACAACCACTGTACTGACAGAAGAGCAAAGCAAGCAGGTAAAGGAAATCTTCGAAAAGGCCATTGCCAGCCAAAGCTACACAGTGGAAGTGGAAGGCCTCAGTCCAGAGGAACTCCCTGTGACGATCACCATGGAGGAGTTTATGCGTAGGATGAAGGACATGGCACAGACTGGTGGGGGCATGGGCTTCTATGGAGCGATGCCTGATAATTATAAAGTAGCCATCAACGGCAACCACAAGATCATCGACAAGATACTCAAAGCAGAAGGAGAGGACGAAAAGGGCCGACTTGCCAAGCAAGCATTTGACCTGGCCAAACTTTCCCAAGGGATGCTTTCAGGAAAGGACTTGACCGAGTTCGTAAAAAGAAGTGTGGAGATGATCTAA